CCAACTAACGACTGTTGGCAGGCAACCTACTATATCCACAACAATCGGACAATCCACGCTCGCTAGGTATACTTGCCTTTGCTGTTCAGATGTTTTATTGCGTCACATACGCTTGGGAGGAATTTACTGGCGTTGTAGCTCGTGTTATCAGGAAATGCCAGTTTAGACAGCCATTACAGCTATAGAGATCTGCGGATGGGTGAGCTAATCCAAACGTACTATTCGATACATCCGCTCGCACTAGAATAAATTAAAGTTGCATTGAGGCTCTTATGAAGGCACTATTGCTCTACCCTCAGTTTCCCCAGTCGTTTTGGTCTTACGATCGCTTCATGGAAATAGCTGGACTCAAGGCAGTGATTCCACCCTTGGGAATCATAACAGTTGCAGCACTCCTACCGAAAGAATGGGAAATTAGATTTTACGATCGCAACGTCAACGTTGAAACAAAGGCTGATTGGGAGTGGTGTGACCTCGTTATCCTCTCTGCTATGCTAGTCCAGAAGCCAGATTTCCACCATTTGATTCAAAAAGCAGTAAATTTGGGCAAAAAAGTCGCAGTCGGTGGCCCCTACCCCACATCTGTCCCCCAAGACGCCCTTAATTCTGGAGCTGATTACCTGATCCTAGATGAAGGGGAAATGACAGTTCCGCAGTTTCTAGAAGCACTCGCGCAAGGGAAAGAACAAGGGATATTTCGATCGATGGAAAAACCCGACGTCACCCAAAGCCCCATGCCCCGTTTTGACCTACTTCAGCGGGATGCCTACTTGATGATGGCAATTCAATTCTCTCGCGGTTGTCCCTTCAACTGCGAATTTTGCGATATCATTTCTCTCTACGGTCGCAAATCGCGCACCAAAGAACCGTGTCAGGCTTTAGCAGAATTGCAAAATCTTTATGAATTAGGCTGGCGAGGGTCACTCTTCATCGTAGATGACAACTTTATTGGCAATCAGCGCAACGTCAAACGCTTTCTAAAAGAATTAATTCCTTGGATGAAGCAGCACAACTACCCCTTCACCTTCATCACGGAAGCTTCTGTAAATTTGGCAGAAGATGATGAAATGCTGCATCTGATGAATGAAGCAGGCTTCTATGCTGTCTTTCTCGGCATTGAAACCCCCGATCGAGATAGTCTAAAAGTAACACAAAAACTGCAAAATACTCGTAACCCTCTCATCGAAGCCTGTCGCAAGATCAATGAGGCAGGTATGCTAATCTATGCAGGGTTTATCCTGGGTTTTGATGGAGAACGTTCTGGTGCAGGAAAACGGATTCAAGCCTTTG
The Aerosakkonema funiforme FACHB-1375 genome window above contains:
- a CDS encoding B12-binding domain-containing radical SAM protein translates to MKALLLYPQFPQSFWSYDRFMEIAGLKAVIPPLGIITVAALLPKEWEIRFYDRNVNVETKADWEWCDLVILSAMLVQKPDFHHLIQKAVNLGKKVAVGGPYPTSVPQDALNSGADYLILDEGEMTVPQFLEALAQGKEQGIFRSMEKPDVTQSPMPRFDLLQRDAYLMMAIQFSRGCPFNCEFCDIISLYGRKSRTKEPCQALAELQNLYELGWRGSLFIVDDNFIGNQRNVKRFLKELIPWMKQHNYPFTFITEASVNLAEDDEMLHLMNEAGFYAVFLGIETPDRDSLKVTQKLQNTRNPLIEACRKINEAGMLIYAGFILGFDGERSGAGKRIQAFVEQTNIPQPMLGILQALPNTALWNRLQKEERLIQGLGATEVGDQNTLMNFVPTRPIAEIAKEYVEGFWTLYEPTKYLRRCFQQCLSISSRADRKQTMQFSPGKGLGLIAQLIWHQGIRRPEIREQFWRQLWTILRRKPQVLNMYLGLCAAGEHFWEYRALARERITEQLGYDPLKVSVKAESEPMLVRS